Proteins from a single region of Pseudorasbora parva isolate DD20220531a chromosome 22, ASM2467924v1, whole genome shotgun sequence:
- the ptp4a1 gene encoding protein tyrosine phosphatase type IVA 1 — MARMNRPAPVEITYKNMRFLITHNPTNATLHKFIEELKKYGVTTVVRVCEATYDANLVVKEGIQVLDWPFDDGAPPSNQIVDDWLNLLRIKFREEPGCCIAVHCVAGLGRAPVLVALALIECGMKYEDAVQFIRQKRRGAFNSKQLLYLEKYHPKMRLRFKDSNGHRTNCCIQ; from the exons ATGGCTCGTATGAATAGACCTGCCCCAGTGGAGATCACTTACAAAAACATGAGATTCCTCATTACCCACAATCCCACTAATGCCACGCTTCACAAGTTCATTGAG GAACTGAAGAAATATGGGGTGACGACGGTTGTTCGAGTGTGTGAGGCCACGTATGATGCAAACCTGGTTGTTAAAGAAGGCATTCAGGTTCTG GATTGGCCCTTTGACGACGGAGCTCCTCCCTCTAACCAGATCGTTGACGATTGGCTGAATCTTCTTCGGATCAAGTTTAGGGAGGAGCCAGGCTGCTGCATTGCCGTACATTGTGTAGCGGGCCTTGGCAG AGCCCCAGTGCTGGTTGCCCTGGCCCTGATTGAGTGTGGGATGAAATACGAGGATGCTGTTCAGTTCATACGACA AAAGCGTCGCGGTGCATTTAACAGCAAGCAGCTCTTGTATCTGGAAAAATATCATCCCAAAATGCGTCTTCGATTTAAGGACTCGAACGGCCACCGTACCAACTGCTGCATTCAGTAA
- the lgsn gene encoding lengsin has product MIMCYCIAVSYIQSESHTFYLQEKIPDQVDGGNMSAGKKGADLREKNLSSSNWDRKGTSVPIVQSNVPIPGPTNDPILISIGPPHRCPSISSESHLQYQGLEREDDYANRYGWRRENMQYYLPTSEGGVPKQTMDELKNVLRESSLLSAKGQDERRSYPPGQRVDCKPDHVPSKSFSTFKPISEARRAPRLREGNSSLDSGGSSRTDGPPGRSSGVSSPTVETSHWGKAGTSHSDQDNSQAHSFASQSFISDVESIKQKIARENISFVRFEATDLHGVARSKTVPARFFHEKAVYGISMPRSYLELTLSPNVNEVDHQSTANFCSDVLLVPDLSTFQILPWVDETARLICDPCTITGVPLRTSPRLIAKQMLGQLQSMGFSLHSSFTYECCILGAPERVGPKAVFFPATTLLSNYDLPFLQQLVSGMYNMGVDVESFSSANGPGQMEICFKPKFGIDAADSAFTFRTGIKEMARNFDYIATFFTDENFHNSGLLSHSLWDASGRRSLFHSGNGELSEIGRKWLSGLLQHSAALSCLLAPGISCRNQLSKGKKDSKNHLYATCGCNDNSCAFNVKVHGGREMHIDNKLGSAMANPYIVLAATIAAGLDGIRRNLNAEQVLSRPPVQQKQFPIPVKLDDALQALSEDSVIRGALGEPFVQYFIAMKHVEIETQEQDADKNKGLEYFI; this is encoded by the exons ATGATTATGTGTTATTGTATTGCTGTGAGTTATATTCAGTCTGAAAGCCATACATTTTATCTTCAGGAGAAAATTCCAGACCAAGTGGATGGAGGAAATATGAGTGCAGGAAAGAAGGGTGCAGATCTAAGAGAGAAGAATCTATCCTCCTCTAACTGGGACAGAAAAGGGACATCTGTACCCATAGTACAATCTAACGTACCGATTCCAGGCCCCACAAATGACCCCATCCTTATTTCCATTGGCCCTCCGCATCGTTGCCCCTCCATTTCCAGTGAGTCCCATTTGCAGTACCAGGGTCTCGAGAGAGAGGATGACTACGCCAACAGGTATGGATGGAGAAGGGAGAATATGCAATATTACCTGCCAACTAGTGAGGGTGGCGTCCCCAAGCAAACAATGGACGAACTAAAAAATGTGTTGCGTGAGAGCTCCCTACTGAGTGCAAAGGGGCAAGATGAAAGAAGGAGCTACCCTCCTGGTCAGAGAGTGGACTGTAAGCCAGACCATGTGCCTTCTAAGAGTTTCAGCACCTTCAAGCCCATTTCAGAAGCTAGGAGAGCACCCAGACTGAGGGAAGGAAACTCGAGCTTGGATTCAGGCGGGTCTTCGAGGACCGATGGACCTCCAGGCAGGTCCTCTGGCGTGAGTTCCCCCACTGTTGAGACATCCCACTGGGGTAAAGCTGGCACATCACATTCAG ATCAAGATAACTCACAAGCACACTCTTTTGCATCCCAAAGCTTCATTTCTGACGTTGAGAGCATTAAACAGAAAATTGCCCGGGAAAACATAAGCTTTGTTCGCTTTGAGGCCACTGATCTTCATGGCGTAGCCCGATCCAAGACAGTTCCGGCTCGCTTCTTTCAC GAAAAAGCTGTATATGGCATCTCTATGCCGAGAAGCTACCTGGAGTTAACCCTAAGCCCCAATGTCAATGAAGTTGATCATCAGAGCACAGCCAACTTCTGCAGTGATGTCCTCCTGGTCCCTGACCTCTCCACATTCCAAATCCTCCCCTGGGTGGACGAGACTGCTCGTCTTATCTGTGACCCCTGCACAATCACAGGAGTACCCCTGCGAACATCACCCCGCCTCATAGCCAAGCAAATGCTTGGCCAGCTCCAGAGCATGGGATTCTCTCTTCACTCATCTTTCACGTATGAGTGCTGTATCCTCGGGGCTCCTGAACGAGTGGGACCCAAAGCTGTGTTCTTCCCTGCCACCACACTGTTGAGCAACTACGATCTCCCCTTCCTGCAGCAGCTAGTCAGCGGGATGTACAACATGGGAGTTGATGTTGAGAGCTTCTCATCTGCAAATGGACCAGGACAGATGGAGATTTGCTTCAAACCCAAGTTTGGAATCGATGCCGCAGACAGCGCGTTCACCTTCCGCACAGGAATCAAAGAAATGGCCAGGAATTTTGACTATATCGCCACCTTTTTCACAGATGAAAATTTCCACAATTCAGGATTACTCTCCCATAGCCTTTGGGATGCCAGCGGCAGAAGAAGCCTCTTCCACTCGGGCAACGGGGAACTTTCAGAGATCGGCAGGAAGTGGCTCTCAGGTCTTCTCCAGCACTCAGCCGCTCTGAGCTGCCTCTTGGCTCCAGGGATCAGCTGTCGAAACCAGCTTTCCAAAGGGAAGAAAGATTCCAAGAACCATCTTTACGCCACATGCGGCTGCAATGACAACAGCTGTGCCTTTAACGTGAAGGTTCATGGTGGGCGGGAGATGCACATCGATAACAAGCTGGGTTCGGCAATGGCCAACCCTTACATCGTGTTGGCGGCCACAATTGCAGCAGGACTGGACGGTATTAGACGTAATCTCAATGCCGAACAGGTTCTGAGCAGACCGCCAGTTCAGCAGAAACAATTCCCCATCCCTGTTAAACTGGATGATGCTTTACAGGCTCTGTCAGAGGACAGTGTGATTCGTGGTGCATTGGGAGAGCCTTTCGTGCAGTATTTTATTGCCATGAAGCATGTTGAGATTGAGACCCAAGAGCAGGATGCCGACAAGAACAAGGGACTtgagtattttatttaa